A window of Gallaecimonas kandeliae genomic DNA:
GCGGTCGAAGGCCAGCAGGCGGTTGGGCAGGCCGGTCAGGGGATCCTGGGTGGTCTGTTCCTTGAGGCTCTGGCCTAAGCGAAAGCGATGGATAAGCTCCGAGAACAGCGACAGGGCCGCCTCCACGAAGGGCAGGTCGTCCAGGGCCAGGCGCAGGCCCGAGCCTTCGTTGCTGCGCAGGCCCAGCAGCAGGGCCCAGTCGCCGCTGCCGAGGAACATCAGGCGCTTGAAGTTGTCTTGCCCGGCCAGGGGCGTCAGGGTGGGCGGCAGGGGCTCGCCCTGCTGCCAGCAGTGGCTGGCGTTGCCACCTTCCAGGGGCGGCAGGCCCCCTTGCCAATGGCCCAGCTGGCCGGCGCAGCGCCAGCGCCCGGCCAGGTTGCGAAAGAGGGCGGCGCCATCCAGCAGGCCGCTCTTGAGCAAGAGGTGCAGCAGGTTGCGAATGAGGGCCGATTCTTCCTCGGCTTCGGCCGCCCCCCGGTAGCCTTCCCGTACCAACAGCGCCAGCACCCGGGAATAGCGGACTTCCCGGGTCAGCTCCGTCTGGGCTGCCAAGGCGGCGGCCAACTGTTGGCGCAGGCCCTGCTCTACCATTGCAGCAGTACCCCGGTCCAGTTCATCAGCCGCAGGCCGGCCTGGGTGCCGGCCAGCTCGGCGCCGGAGAAGATGCCGGCCAGGGCCTTGCCCTGGTGCTGGCGTACCAACTGGGCTTCCTCGCGGATGGCGCAGCTGAAGGCGCCTGCGCGGCCGGCACAGTTGATGTAGAAGCTGGGTCTGTCCTTGGTGAAATGCTCAAGCTGGTTGGCCATGTCCTCGAAGGTGCTGTCGGTGCTGCGGCTCATCAGCACCACCGGCTGGCCCTCAAGGAACTGACCGGTGGCCAGGGTCAGGCTGCGTGCCTGGCTATCGGTGGCCACCATGATGTGGCTGGAATAGCGCTCTCCCCAGGGCAGGCCCAAGGACAGTTGGCGCAGCATGCTGCCTTTGAGCTGGGCCTCGTCGAGGCCGGTGATGGCCATGAGTTTGTCCAGGGCCGGCTCGCCGTCCAACGTCAGCACCTGCTGGCCACTGGCCTGGGTGACGGTCAGGGGATCGCTGATCGGCAGGGCGCCGTGGCTGATGCCGCTCAATGCCGGTGCCGGCACCTTCACCGCCACCAGTTGGTTCCTGGTCACCTGATCGCCACAGAACACGAAGCTGTTTTCCAGGCCGAAGTCCCCCAGCAGGGCGGCGCCGTGCAGGCGGCCGTCCGGTACCAGGGTTTCCAGGGGCAGGGGGCTGCCCAGCAGATCGAAGAAGCAGAGGGCATGGTCCCGGCCCAGCCAGGGCGCCAGGGGTTCGGGGCTCGCCTGGTCCAGGCAGAGGCTGTCAGGGGGGCTGTCGAACAGCATCAGCAAGGCTTCGAAGCCGCCGTACTCCACACCGGCCGGGGTGATGATGCCGCAGCAGCTGCCGCCGAAGAGGGGAATGCCGCCCAACTGGCGGCGGGTTTCCGCCAAGAGACCGTCAGGCTGGTGAAAACCGCTGGCAAAGAGCAGTCCCCACTGGGCCTTGTGGCTTTCCGGCTGATACCGGACCAATTCAACGGCGGCCAGACGACTGTCCGGTGCCAAACTCCAGCTCGTGTGAAACATGACCAGATGGATAGGATTAGGAGAGGCCAATCTAGACCCTGGCCAGGGGAAATGTAAAGGGGCTGTAGCAACAGCCCCTTTGGGGTCTTCATCAAAGTGCGGCGAAGGCCTCAGTGGCGGCGGCCAGGGTCGCCTCTATGTCGGCCTCGGAATGGGCCAGGGACAGGAAGCCCGCCTCGAAGGCGCTGGGGGCCAGATAAACGCCCTTGTCCAGCATCAGGTGGAAGAAGCGCTTGAACTTGTCCACGTCACAGCCGCAGGCCTGGGCGAAGTTGGTCACCTGCTTTTCTGCGGTGAAGAAGAAGCCGAACATGCCGCCGGCATAGTTGACGGTGAGGGGCACACCGGCCTTGTCGGCGGCGGCCTTGAGGCCCAGGGCCAGCTGCTCGGTGAGCTTGGCCAGCTTCTCTTCGTTACCGGGTTGGTCCAAAGCGCCCAAGGCGGCGAGGCCGGCGGACATGGCCACAGGGTTGCCGGACAAAGTGCCGGCCTGGTAGACGGGGCCTATGGGGGCCAGGAATTCCATGATGGCGCGCTTGCCGCCGAAGGCGCCCACCGGCATGCCGCCGCCTATGACCTTGCCGAGGGTGGTGAGATCCGGTTTGACGCCGTAATACGCCTGGGCACCGCCCAGGGCTACCCTAAAGCCGGTCATGACTTCGTCGAAGATCAGCACGCTGCCGTACCTGTCACAGATGGCGCGCAGCCCTTCCAGGAAGCCCGGCTGGGGTGGGATGCAGTTCATGTTACCCGCCACCGGCTCCACTATGATGGCCGCCATGTCCTCGCCGACTTCCTCGAAGATGGCCTTGACCGAGTCGAGGTCGTTATAGGTGGCGGTCAGGGTGTGCTGGGCGAACTCGGCCGGCACGCCGGGGGAGGTGGGCACGCCCATGGTCAGCATGCCGGAGCCGGCCTTGACCAGCAGGGTGTCGGCATGGCCGTGATAGTTGCCTTCGAACTTCAGTATCTTGTTGCGGCCCGTGTAGCCGCGGGCCAGGCGGATGGCGCTCATGGTGGCTTCGGTGCCGGAGTTGACCATGCGCACCATGTCCATGCTGGGCACCAGGGCGCAGACCTTCTCGGCCATGGCCACTTCCAGTTCGGTAGGAGCGCCGAAGGAGAGGCCCTTCTGGGCGGCCTGGATCACGGCGTCGCGGATGGCGCTGTGGTTGTGGCCCAGGATCATGGGGCCCCAGGAGCCCACGTAGTCGATGTAGCGCTTGCCGTCGGCATCATAGATGTAGGCGCCTTCGGCGTGCTCGATGAAGAGCGGGGTGCCGCCGACGCCGTTGAAGGCGCGCACCGGCGAGTTGACGCCGCCGGGGATCAGGCGGCGGGCTTTGCTGAAGAGATCGTCAGAACGGGACATGGGATTTCCTTCTCAAAGGCCCTCGGCCTTGGTGGAGTGCCAGAGCACGGGGGCGTCGTATTTTTCCAGCAGGTGGTCGACCCCCAACGTCAGGGCGAACAGGGCCATGCGAATGAGCACGCCGTTGTCGGCCTGGCGGAAGATGGCGAGGCTGGGGTGCTCGTTGAGGTCGTTGTCCAGCTCGTTGGCCTCGGCCCTGGAATCCCTAGGCAGGGGGTGCATGATGACGGTATTGGACTTGGCGTGCTGGGTGTAGATGGCCTGGTTGAGGCGGAAACGGCCGCGGTATTGGCGGGCGTCTTCCAGGGAGGGGAAGCGCTCCTCCTGGATGCGGGTCAGGTAGCAGATGTCGGCGTCCGACAGGCTGCCTTCCAGACGGTCGGTGATGGTGAAGCTGTGGCCTGCGTCGTCGAGGATGGCCAGCACCTCGTCGGGCATGGCCAGCTCGGGCGGCGACACCAGGGTGAAACGGATGTGCTTGTAGAGGCGCAGCAGTTTCGCCAGTGAATGGACGGTGCGGCCGTGCTTGAGGTCGCCGACCATGGCGATGTGCATGCCGTCTATGCCCTGGCCCCGGCCCTGCAGCTCCTTCTCTATGGTGTAGAGGTCCAGCAGCGCCTGGGTGGGGTGTTCGTTGGCGCCGTCGCCGCCGTTGATGACAGGCACCCTGGAGCCCTTGGCGAACTCGGCTACGGAGCCGGCGTCCGGGTGGCGCATGGCGATGACGTCGGAGTAGCTCGACAGCACCCGGGCCGTGTCGAAGAGGCTCTCGCCCTTGGAGAGGGACGAGCTGGCCAGGCCGACGGTTTCCCGCACCATGCCGCCCAGCAGGTTGAAGGCGCAGCCGAAGCTGACCCGGGTGCGAGTGCTGGGTTCGAAGAAGAGGTTGCCGAGGATGGCGCCGTCCAGCACAGTGGTGCGCTTGCGGCGGTGGGCATAGGGTTCCATCCGGTCCGCCACTGCAAAGATCTCGCCGATGGCGTCTCTGTCCAGCTGTTTGACGGAAAGGATATTGGCTCCGGTGAAGTTCATGGGCGTCCTCATTGGCAGGGGGGAAGGGCGCCGTCCAGCCTTGGGAAGGGACTGGCCTGGCTGGACCGACATTATAGAGGCTAAGGTGCCCACACAAAAGCCAACTTTTTCAGCACTTTTGTTATACTGCCAGGCCTTCGTAACTCACTGTCTTCCAACGCCATGCAATCGAGAGCACAGTCAAGCAGCCTGGTCCGGCTATTCCTCGCAGCCGACAAGGTACCGCTATGGCTGTTAACGCTCTCCGCCGTCGTGGGGGTAGTGGCCGGTATGCTGGCCACCGGCTTCCAATTCGGGCTGCACCAGATCCTGGCCTGGCGGGTCGAAGGGCTCAGCCACTGGGCCCAATGGGGCCTGCCTCGCTGGCTGCTGGCCATGCTGGTGACGGCGGTGATGACGGTGCTCTCCCTCTGGATGACCTTTCGTTTCGCCCCCGAGGCGGCGGGCTCCGGCATCCCCGAGATCGAAGGGGCCCTGGACAACCTGCGGCCGGTGCGCTGGTGGCGGGTGCTGCCGGTGAAGATCTTCGGCGGCTTCCTGGCCCAGGGCGGCGGCCTGGTGCTGGGCCGTGAAGGCCCGACGGTGCAACTGGGCGGCGCCGCCGGCAAGATGGTGGCCGATCTCTTCAGGGTCTCCAAGGACAACGCCCATGCGCTGCTGGCGGCCGGCGCCGCCGGCGGCCTCTCGGCGGCCTTCAACGCCCCCCTGGCCGGGGTCATGTTCGTCATCGAGGAGATGCGGCCCCAGTTCCGTTACGGCCTTATCTCCATCAAGTGCGTCTTCATCGGCACAGTGGTGGCCAACGTGGTCTACCGCACCTTCATCGGCCAGGACGCCTCCATCGAAATGCCCAGCTACAGCCCGCCTGAGCTCGACAGCCTGGCCCTCTACCTGCTGCTGGGCGGCCTCTTCGGCGCCTTCGGCATCCTCTTCAACAAAGCGATCCTCAAGACCCAGGACTGGTACGCCAACTACCACCAGGGGCGCCTTGACCGGCGCCTGGTGATCGGAGGCATTTTGGGGGCGGCGCTGGGGCTGATGACCGTCTACGGGCCCGATCTCACCGGTGGCGGCATCGAGCTGATCCCGGCCGTCACCGTCGGCAGCTATACCGTCGGCGCCCTGCTGCTCTTGTTCGTGGGCCGGGTGCTCACCACATTGCTGTGCTTCGGCTCAGGCGCGCCTGGGGGGATCTTCGCGCCCATGCTGGCCCTCGGTACCCTCTTCGGCATGGGCTTTGGCGTGCTCTGCCAGGCATTGTTGCCGGGCATGGCCATCCAGCCCGGCACCTTCGCCATCGCCGGCATGGGGGCCCTCTTTGCCGCCACTGTGCGGGCGCCGCTGACCGGCATCATCCTGGTCATAGAGATGACCAACAACTACCTGCTGATCCTGCCGCTGCTGATCACCTGTCTGGGCGCCACCATGGTGGCCCAGGCCCTGGGGGGCCAACCGCTCTACGGCCAATTGCTGGGCCGCACCCTGGCGGCGGACGCCCAGGCCAAGCGCGAGGCCGACGCCAAACGCGAGGCAGAGGCCCAGTGTGAAACGGCATGAACCCTGGATAGCCGCCGGGCTCTGCCTGGTGATGGGTTTCGCCTTTGGCCGCCTCAGCAAGCTCAGCAACCCCGAGCTGGTGGCGGCCCTCGGCAAGGCCCGCACCGAAAGCGCCCTGGCCCAGGCCAGCAGCGAGGCCCAGCAGGCCACCAACCAGGTCCTGCGCCAGCAGCTGGCGGCCAGCATCGAGAAACACCAGCGCCTGGCCGAGGATCTCGACCGTCTCAACCAGGCCCTGAGCCCCCAGGACGCCCTGGTCAAGGTGCAGTCCCTGCACATGGTGCCGGAAGGCCAGGGGGCCTGGCGCTACGAGCTGGAGCTGATGGGCATAGGGGGCCGCGACCTCAAGGGCAAACTGGGGCTGTTGCTTTCCGGCACCCTCAACGGCCTGCCGTTCAGCCTGGACCTGGTGGAAGCGGCCCAGGGCGACAACGGCAAGAAAGGCACCGACTGGCAGGACTTCACCCTGCGTAACCTCGACACCCTCTCCGGCCGCTTCTGGCTGCCGGACGGCTTCGTCCCCCAGACCCTGGACCTGCGCCTCAAGGTCAAGGGCATGAGCGAGAGCCTGCGCCACTACCCTTGGGCGGAACTTGCACAGGAGCCCGGCACAGGGGGATAATGCTTACTCCCCTGTAGTTTGGAGCCATCCATGAGCGACGCACCCCTGCCCATCAACTTCACCGACGCCGCGGCCAAGAAGGTCCGGGTGTTGATCGAGGAAGAGCAGAACCCCGAGCTGAAGCTGCGGGTCTATGTGACTGGTGGCGGCTGCTCCGGTTTCCAGTACGGCTTCACCTTCGACGAGAAGGCCAACGAAGGCGACACCCTGATCGAGAAGGAAGGGGTGACCCTGGTGGTGGACCCCATGAGCCTCCAGTACCTGGTGGGCGGCACCGTCGACTACACCGAAGGCCTGCAGGGTTCCCGTTTCCTGGTGGAGAACCCCAACGCCACCACCACCTGCGGCTGCGGTTCCAGCTTCTCCATCTAAGCATTGTCGTTGCCCCATAAAAAAAGCAGGCCATCGAAGCCTGCTTTTTTGTTCCACCAGGGGTGTGCTCATGTATCGCCAACGCCACCACCACCTGCGGTTCCAGCTTTTCCATCTAAGCACCGCAGTTATCCAGAAAAAAGCAGGCCCAAGGGCCTGCTTTTTTATTGCCAGGAATAGATGGGCGTTCGGCCTTATTTGACGACGCCGAAGCCGGCGAAATACTGCTTGAAGGTGGCCGCCTCTATGGCGAAGACGCCGTCGGGCTTGGTCAGCAGTATGGGCCGCCACCAATCCACGTCCCTCATGTAGAGGGTGCCGCCGTGGGTGTGGACTGTGGCGTCCTTGACGCCCCAGGGGTTGCGCAGCACCAGGTACTTCTTGCCGCAGTAATAGTCCCAACCCAGCACCGTATAGGCGTGGTTGCCTACGATGTTGGCGTCGCTGTAGCTCAGGCCATCGGGGGCCGTGCCGTAGGTCCAGCAGGTCATGGGATTCATGGTGCTCCGGCTCAGGGAGTTGCTGCGTACCAGATCCCAGATCTGATCGGCGCTCAGGCTGGTGTTGCCATAGTAATGGCAATGCTTGCCGGTGAGCAGGGCAGTGGCATGAACGGGATCGCCGTAGGCGGTGGCGGTGATCTGCGGATGGTCGGTGCTGGTGCCTGTCACCAGCTTGGCGAAGGCCTTCTCATAGAGGGCGGGCCAGAGTTCGCCATCCTCGCTGGAGCGGCA
This region includes:
- a CDS encoding FIST N-terminal domain-containing protein, which translates into the protein MFHTSWSLAPDSRLAAVELVRYQPESHKAQWGLLFASGFHQPDGLLAETRRQLGGIPLFGGSCCGIITPAGVEYGGFEALLMLFDSPPDSLCLDQASPEPLAPWLGRDHALCFFDLLGSPLPLETLVPDGRLHGAALLGDFGLENSFVFCGDQVTRNQLVAVKVPAPALSGISHGALPISDPLTVTQASGQQVLTLDGEPALDKLMAITGLDEAQLKGSMLRQLSLGLPWGERYSSHIMVATDSQARSLTLATGQFLEGQPVVLMSRSTDSTFEDMANQLEHFTKDRPSFYINCAGRAGAFSCAIREEAQLVRQHQGKALAGIFSGAELAGTQAGLRLMNWTGVLLQW
- the clcA gene encoding H(+)/Cl(-) exchange transporter ClcA, whose protein sequence is MQSRAQSSSLVRLFLAADKVPLWLLTLSAVVGVVAGMLATGFQFGLHQILAWRVEGLSHWAQWGLPRWLLAMLVTAVMTVLSLWMTFRFAPEAAGSGIPEIEGALDNLRPVRWWRVLPVKIFGGFLAQGGGLVLGREGPTVQLGGAAGKMVADLFRVSKDNAHALLAAGAAGGLSAAFNAPLAGVMFVIEEMRPQFRYGLISIKCVFIGTVVANVVYRTFIGQDASIEMPSYSPPELDSLALYLLLGGLFGAFGILFNKAILKTQDWYANYHQGRLDRRLVIGGILGAALGLMTVYGPDLTGGGIELIPAVTVGSYTVGALLLLFVGRVLTTLLCFGSGAPGGIFAPMLALGTLFGMGFGVLCQALLPGMAIQPGTFAIAGMGALFAATVRAPLTGIILVIEMTNNYLLILPLLITCLGATMVAQALGGQPLYGQLLGRTLAADAQAKREADAKREAEAQCETA
- the hemL gene encoding glutamate-1-semialdehyde 2,1-aminomutase; the encoded protein is MSRSDDLFSKARRLIPGGVNSPVRAFNGVGGTPLFIEHAEGAYIYDADGKRYIDYVGSWGPMILGHNHSAIRDAVIQAAQKGLSFGAPTELEVAMAEKVCALVPSMDMVRMVNSGTEATMSAIRLARGYTGRNKILKFEGNYHGHADTLLVKAGSGMLTMGVPTSPGVPAEFAQHTLTATYNDLDSVKAIFEEVGEDMAAIIVEPVAGNMNCIPPQPGFLEGLRAICDRYGSVLIFDEVMTGFRVALGGAQAYYGVKPDLTTLGKVIGGGMPVGAFGGKRAIMEFLAPIGPVYQAGTLSGNPVAMSAGLAALGALDQPGNEEKLAKLTEQLALGLKAAADKAGVPLTVNYAGGMFGFFFTAEKQVTNFAQACGCDVDKFKRFFHLMLDKGVYLAPSAFEAGFLSLAHSEADIEATLAAATEAFAAL
- a CDS encoding aspartate carbamoyltransferase produces the protein MNFTGANILSVKQLDRDAIGEIFAVADRMEPYAHRRKRTTVLDGAILGNLFFEPSTRTRVSFGCAFNLLGGMVRETVGLASSSLSKGESLFDTARVLSSYSDVIAMRHPDAGSVAEFAKGSRVPVINGGDGANEHPTQALLDLYTIEKELQGRGQGIDGMHIAMVGDLKHGRTVHSLAKLLRLYKHIRFTLVSPPELAMPDEVLAILDDAGHSFTITDRLEGSLSDADICYLTRIQEERFPSLEDARQYRGRFRLNQAIYTQHAKSNTVIMHPLPRDSRAEANELDNDLNEHPSLAIFRQADNGVLIRMALFALTLGVDHLLEKYDAPVLWHSTKAEGL
- the erpA gene encoding iron-sulfur cluster insertion protein ErpA, which produces MSDAPLPINFTDAAAKKVRVLIEEEQNPELKLRVYVTGGGCSGFQYGFTFDEKANEGDTLIEKEGVTLVVDPMSLQYLVGGTVDYTEGLQGSRFLVENPNATTTCGCGSSFSI
- a CDS encoding DUF6776 family protein; the protein is MKRHEPWIAAGLCLVMGFAFGRLSKLSNPELVAALGKARTESALAQASSEAQQATNQVLRQQLAASIEKHQRLAEDLDRLNQALSPQDALVKVQSLHMVPEGQGAWRYELELMGIGGRDLKGKLGLLLSGTLNGLPFSLDLVEAAQGDNGKKGTDWQDFTLRNLDTLSGRFWLPDGFVPQTLDLRLKVKGMSESLRHYPWAELAQEPGTGG